In Microbulbifer agarilyticus, the DNA window TGCCGTCAGTAGCGGAAAGTAAAACGCTATCCGGTACACCCTACATGCCCGCTCAGGGACAAACCGAGGCCCGCTTGGTCGAGTACTGTCAGGAGCTACTCGGCAAAGACACCGTCAGTATCACCGACAACTTCTTTGCACTCGGTGGCCACTCGCTGAACGCCACCCAATTACTGGCGCGCATCAACGAACAGTTTGATGTGAACTTGAATATGCGCAGTATCTTCGAAGAAAAAGACCTTCGCGCACTCGCCGCCCGCATCGAAACCTTTAAAGCCAAAGCCAAAGCCAAAACCAACACCAATACTGGAGAACGAGTCGTAGAAAAAGGGATTGCCCGTGCGCCCGCCGACACGCGGATTCCACTTAGTTCGGCACAGAAGCGGATGTGGCTGGCAGAAAAGCTGTGGGGGAATAACCGAGCCTACAAAATCTCTAACTCGGTACTGCTGCGTGGGGCGCTGAATATCACAGCCCTGGAGCAGGCAATTGCGACCCTGCTTGAACGCCACGATGTGTTGAGAACGGTATTCCCGGAAGACGCGGATGGACCCTATCAACAGGTGCTGCCGTACACCTCGTTCAGTCTCAACACAATAGACCTGCGTCGGGAACCGCAAAAAGGGCGCGCCACTCGCGCCCTCGCCTACTGCCAGAAAATACTGCGGGAACCCGACTCGCTGAAACAGGGCCCGCTATTTCGCGCCCACCTGATCCGTATTGATGACGAAACGGCGATTCTGGCCCTGAGTTTCCACCACATCATTTACGACAACATCTGGTCCAGCGGAATATTCTTTGCGGAACTGGGAAAATTGTACGACGCACTGGATGCTGGAAGAGCAATTTCACTGCCATCGCAGCCACTGCAGTTTTCAGACTTTGCCTACTGGGAGCAAAAGCGTGAAGCCTCGCCAGCCTATCGCGAGCAATTAAACTACTGGCGCAACCAACTTGCAGCACTGCCCACACCCCTGGATGTTCCCGCAGACCGCGCGCGCCCAGAAGCACCGGATTTCAACGGTGGTATGGTGACCTTCAAGTTACCCGCAACCTTGACCGCAGAGCTACATCAGCTGGCCCGTCAGGAATCCGCGACCAGCTTTATGCTGCTACTCGCAGCGTGGCAATTTTTGCTGCATCGTTATACGCAACAGAGCGATATCGTTATCGGCACGCCCAGTGGTCGCCGCCCGCATACACAGACCGAATCCATGATTGGTCTGTTTATCAATACTCTGGTGATGCGCACGGATTTTTCCCAGGCCAAAAATTTCCGGGATTTGTTGCAGCAAGTACGCACAACCACCATTGATGCCTTCAGCAACGATCAGGTCCCGTTTGAAGACCTGGTAGCCGAACTGAATCCTCCGCGCGGCTCCGGAGAACCGCCCTTTTTCCGCCACCTGTTCATCCACCGCAAAGAACGCGCCGGACAATGGAAACTGCCCGGGCTTCGTACAACGCCACTAACCACCCATGCTGGCGGAGCAAAATTTGATCTCACGCTCTCAATATTGGAAGGGGAATCGACCCTGTCCGGGACACTGGAGTACCGCTCGGCACTGTTCGACCGGGAGACAGCAAAAAACCTTACGCTCAATCTGGAACAGCTATTGAGCAGTATCGTATCTATGCCCGACAAGCCACTCACAGAACTGCCATTACTGGCGGCTGAAGAGCGCAGTCTGGTATGCCAGCATTGGAACCAGACCCAGACCGCGCTTCCCGTGGAAGCCACGGTGCCACAGCTGTTCGATCAGCAGGTGCAAATCCATGCAACAAAGACCGCGGTAATTGGGACGGATACCCAGCTAAGCTACCAACAGCTCAACCTGCGCGCCGACGGGTTTGCACAGGAACTGCGCGTGCGCGGGGTTAAGCCCGGAGCTTTGGTCGCCATATGTATGCAGCGTTCGACGAACCTAATGGTGGCGCTACTGGCGGTGTGGAAGGCGGGCGGCGCCTTTGTCCCACTGGACCCGATGTTTCCGGCGGAACGGCTCGGCCATATCTTGGACGACAGCGGCACCAAGTTGCTGATTACCGATAGCGCCAGCCGCGACCAGCTACCCACGTTCACCGGCGAAACGATCCTGCTGGACGCAAGCGCGCGCTTCGAAAGTAGTGAAAGAACCGCTTGTGAGCTCCCCCCTTCCACGCAGGCGTTTTCCTCAGAAGAAACGCAGCAACCTCAGCCAAATGCGCCGGCCTATGTTATTTACACTTCGGGCTCTACCGGCCGCCCGAAAGGCGTGCAGATTTCCCAACGCAGCCTGGTAAATTTTCTCTGCTCCATGCAGGAAAAACCGGGCTTCTCCGCGGACGATACCCTGCTCGCGCTCACTACCGTCTGCTTCGATATCGCGTTACTGGAACTGTTCCTCCCTCTTCTGAGCGGAGGCCGGCTGGTCATTCAGGATTGGAAGCAATCACGCGATCCCAAGGCAATACAGGCAACGTTGCGCCGCGAGAGCGTCAGTGTGATGCAGGCGACCCCCTCTACTTGGCGTATGCTCCTTGACCACGGCTGGCAAGGTGATCCGTCAGTGCGCGTTCTGTGTGGCGGCGAGGCCATGGGCAAAGACCTGGCGACACGCCTGCTAGATCGCGGTCAGGAGGTCTGGAATCTCTATGGCCCCACCGAAACCACAATCTGGTCTTCGGTCAGTGCCGTGGCGACCCCAGAAGATTCGGCATTTATCGGCATGCCCATTGCGAATACCACGCTCTACGTGCTGGATTCCGCAGCCCAGCCACTGCCAGTGGGTGTACCGGGTGAACTGTGTATCGGCGGTGAAGGTGTTGCGATCGGCTATTACAATCGCGAAGAGCTTAACCGTGAAAGGTTTTTCTCTTGTCAGGCCCTCAACGATGAGCGGCTATACCGAACTGGAGACTTGGCAGTACGCCATCGCGACGGCCGTATCGAATATCTCGGGCGCATGGACCACCAGGTTAAGATCCGCGGTTTTCGGGTCGAAGTCGGCGAAATCGAAGCGCGCATTGCCGAGATTCCGTCGGTGCGGCAGTGTGTGGTCATCCCACATGATGACGAATCCGGTGGAAAATACCTGGCTGCCTACCTCCTCGGCCAGCAGCTAGAAAATTCCGGGCAAGCAATCGCCGACATACCCGATAGCGAGGTCCTGCGTCGGCAGCTGCGTTTCACACTCCCGGAGTATATGGTACCAACCCTCTATATCCCGGTAGAGTCCTTTCCGCTTACCCCCAATGGCAAAGTGGACCGCAAGGCGTTTGCACCACCGAATACAAGTGCAACCACGCACCCCACAGAAGTCCGTGACACATCCAGCACTGCAATAGAGCAGAAAAACAAAGCCGTCAACGAAAATTCGACAACGGCCGCAACGCCAGAAGACATCAGTAAAACTATCCAGGATGTGTTCGAAAGCCAGCTCAAAATTTCGGTAACGAATGTGGAGAGCAGCTTCTTCGACCTTGGTGGCCACTCGCTATCGGCACTCAACGTGATTGCGCAACTGAACAAGCTATTTGTGCTGGAACTGCCACCGACACTGCTTTTCGATTTTCCCAGTGTCAGTGTACTGTCGCAGGCTATTTCCCAGTTCCGCAACGGCAAAACCGAAGCACAGGTACTTGCCACTGCAACCATCGACGAGAAAACAGAACTACAGGTCAGCAGTATTCTGGAAAGGTTACGTGATAACCGACAGGCCAGTGACCTCCCGACATTCCCTCATGGCATGAAGATGCAGCGTTCAAAATTTGCGAGCAAACTGCTGGCCCCAATGTTTGCGATACAGCGGCATCTGGTGCGCACTGTCATACAGAAACTGATTCTTAAACTGGAGGGCGGCTCCACATTCAGCCTGACCATGCGGGACCTCTATCGCAAGTACTACGATATCCAGGTGGGCGATTTCACCAGTGTCAGATTTGAACCCTCCAAGTTAAAGCGCCAAACCCGCGTTGGTAAATACTCAACGATCTATCCGACGGTCCAATTCCAGACCGCAGACCACCCCCGCAATACACTGTCGACACACGGCATTTTTTATCATTCCCGTCTGGGTTTCAGTACAGGTTACGAACTAGATCGAACCAACATTGAAGTAGGCAACGATGTATGGATCGGTGACGGAGCGAAAATACTCTACCCGACGCAAAAAATTGGGGATGGTGCGGTGATCGCCGCAGGCGCAGTGGTTATCGAGGATGTACCGCCTTACGCAATCGTAGCCGGCTACCCGGCACGGGTTGTCCGCTATCGATTTTCACAGGACACCATTGCCAAACTATTGAAACTACAGTGGTGGACCATGTCCGGAAAACAACTCCACCACAGCCGCCGGGAATTTCTGAAGCCTTTGGAGGGAGAACGCATCAGGTGAACGGGAGTATGCAACCCGTTAATTGAGATACCAGAACTAAATCATGAAGGACCTGATAATGCCCACTGAAGTTGAAACGACTTTGCAGCCAGAAGCGAGTGCCGAGCTTGAACAAGCGAACTTCGTTTCTGCTACTGCAGATACGTTGAGGGAGTCTATTGATGATGGCTTCGCACCACAGGTCGCACGTACCAATGATGAGGCGCGCCTACTGCTTGAGCACTGGGAGTCATTTTCCCAGTCGCGCAGCGATGTGCCCGCTTCACTCCACGCGCATTCCAGCTTTTACCTGCCATTTCTTACCTCCAATAGTAGTTGCCGCAGTCCGCGAGTCATTCTTTGGGAGTCCGCCAGTGCTCCTCGGGGAATTTTGATCGCCCGTATCGCGATGACCAGAGCCAAGTGTTCATTGGGACCAATCTCGGTGCCAATGCCGCAACTAAAGACTCTTGAGATCGTACACGGCGGGTTTGTTGCCGACAGCCCCGAGGTTGCACAGCAACAGTTGCAGTACCTTCGCGATCTACTTGCCAGCAAGGAAATCAATTGTGTCGCAGTCCACCATCTTGCCTGCGACAGTGCACTTGGCGAAGCCTTGTCACAGGGTCTGCGAAAAAAAGGCGAAGGCAACCCGGTACATACGGAGCATTGGTACACTGAGCTGACCGATAGCGAAGGGGAACCAGTGATCACCAACTCCTCGAAAACCCGCGGTTCCTTCCGGCGCAAAGATCGCAAGCTTGAGCGCCACTTCGAGAACAAGATCCAAATCGATGAAATCACCGAACCTGACCAGATAAAGTCTTTGATTACCGCGGCCTCAAAAATAGGCGACCAGAGCTATCAGGGAGGGCTGGGCGTCGGTGTCCGCGATAATCCGCACTGGCAAAGCATTTTGCGTATTCTCGCAGAGAACGGCCAGTTAAGAGGGTTTTTACTACAAGCGGATGGAAAGAACATTGCGTACGCTGTGGGCGGTTTGTGCAACGGCTGTTTCTGCTATATGGCTGCCTCTTTTCTGCCCGAGCATCGCGAAATTGCGCCCGGTGGTTATCTGTTACGCCGCATTCTGGAAAAGCTGCAAGCCGAGGGCGTGCGCTGGTTTGATTTTGGCTTTGGTGATGCGAGCTACAAGGCGCTGTACGGCAACAAAAATGATCAAGAAGTAACCCTGCACTTCTATGGGAACTCTATCGCTGCACAGGTTACGCGACTAGCGGATGGGGCCACCCGGGTGGGCAAGCAGTGGACGCGCACATTGTTGGTAAAAAGCGGGCTGATGACCTGGACGAAACGCCAATGGCGACGCCGTCTCGAGCATCGCACTAACAAGCCAGTATAGATCTGGCTTATACGAAAATGGCCGCGAAGAATATGCTTCTGGGCCATCAGGTCGCCATGAAGCAACGAAGCAGCTAAATAGCTAGGTAACTAATTAACTAAGCAACCAATTAACTAAGTAACCAATTAGCTAAGTAACTAGGCAAGCTCGCGGCTAGACTCATCCCGCTGCCAGCGATACTGCGCATTGGTATGCCGGTAGCGCCATGCATTCAGATAACTAAGACCGTTAACTCCGTAATACACCAGCAACTCCAACATACTGGGACGCTGTGTAAACACCGCGTTACTGCCTGTCTTTGGGGTATGGCATTCGGCCAACTGCAATAGCTGTAACTTGCCAAGTTTGCTGCGGGTCTTGATCTTCAGCAGGTCCAGGATACCTTTTGGTGCAACCACGCGACTCTGGCTCTTCCGACTCACCACAATGTTTTCATAACCGAACACCGCACGCACATAGCCGTCATCAGAAATAATATCCGGGAACAGAGTAAAGCGCTCACGCGCGGCCCGGTTCAGCCCATAGACCCCTGCACCATAACCAAACTCGCTGCAGAAGCGCGTTTTTTGCCAGGCGGCATAGTAACAACGAACCAGATAGCTACTGTGCGCCATATCCATTACGCCTTCGGGCGCAACCACGGTGGGATTGGCATCCTCACTAGTTTCCCGGCACTGATCCAGAAGGTGCAACAGTGATATGTCGTCAATGCTGACATCCGCATCAACATAAATACGTGGATACCCCAGATCCAGCTGTTCCGCCTCATTAATCGCATGCGTTTTGCCCGCACGCTGAATTTCCAGACAATGCACCTGAGGGAACTGACTGCGTACAATCTCCGCGGTGGCATCCATGCAGCCATTACAGGCCACCACCACGGAATAGTGACCCAGCAGGACACCAGGATTTACGGCCTCCAACAAGATCGCGATCGAGTGTTCTTCGTTATACGCGGGAATAATGATCGCGGGTTTGTGTGGGTCAAGCATCTCTGTGCGCCTTGTACCATTGCCACTGGTCGTCCAGAAACTGCCTCCACACAGACTGCTGCTCTTTACTCCCTTTACCCAAGTAAACCAAAGTCGAGAAGGCCGCAAAGCGTATCGCGGAGCCCAGTGCGACCAGTCCCCGCGCAACGGCAACGGTCACTGGGGATCCGTGTTTGGCGAAGTACTGTAATTTCGAGCGATACAGGTGGTTGAGCTTGTTGATACCAGAGAGCGTCTGGCTACCGGCATGTAATACCACTGCATTACCGGTGACCCGCGGTTGCGCACCAAGAGTACGCGCCCGACGGCACAAGTCTATTTCCTCGGAATACAGGAAAAAGCCTTCATCAAACCCATTCAGCAGTCGGAAAAGTGCCTGATCGATCAATAGAAAGCAGCCAGATACCGCATCCACCCCAATACCTTTACGCAAAGTACGCGGGGAGTAACCACCACTCGTACGCCCGAGCGTTCTGCGCAACAGGAAATCCCCACCCAGGCTCCAGCTCAATAAATCGATTAAGGAAGGTTCTCGCCAGGCAGACTTTCCGTCGTACTCCCCCTGCGCGTCACAGGTCACCCCACCCCAGATGCCAGCGCCGGGGGTGGCGACTGAGAATGCCAATAAATTACTCAAGCTGTCGTGCTGCAAGCGCACATCGGGATTTAGAAACAGGATCGGCGCCGAATTATCGATTGCTGCGGCACCGAGATTGCAGCCCGCCGCAAAGCCTATGTTCTCTTCCGATTCGATCAGGTGAATTTTCGGAGAAAGAGGTCTTAAAACTGCCAGGGAATCATCCATCGAAGCATTGTCGACGACAAAAAGCTTGATGGATTCCAATGGCAAATCACCATCATCAATATCCGCAAGTAACCTGACAATATCTGCACCACAGTTGTAACAGACGATAACGATATTGAGCCGAGTCGAATCAGACACACTCATCTCCAGAATTTATTGGAATAAAACTTAATTTGACGTTGCCGGGGTTAACGCTTTTTGCGTAGGCCTCGTTGCGGCAGGCAGTCGCCGCCGGAGTTCCGTAACCGCAACAACCGCACCGCAGAAAAGATAGAACAGGCAGACCATCTGTCCAAAATACGATACGGCGAGAAAACTGACACAATGAACAAACAGAGCCACCGCCATGCCCCACAGCAGACGGCTCTGGGCGTGAGAGCGGGTAAATCGTTGTGCGCGTCCCAGGCGGACAAACAGGGCTAGCAGGAAGAAGGAAAACAGTAGCAACTGAACGACCCCGCCATCGACGCCTTCGAGCACATACTGGTTCGTTATGTCTTGCATGCCCCAACCCCAATGCGCGGTCGCGGTGGTGCCGAACGCCCACCACTCGCCGACATGGTTAATGGACTGCTGAATCAGGTTGTAGCGATGCCAGCCGGTCGAGCCACCAGTAATGTCAATCCGTGACAGCAAATGCCAAACGGGGGTATCCATGGAAAAATGCAGCACAGTAAGCACGGCTACCATGCCCAGTGCCATCGCGCGCATATAATGGCGAAATGCGTAGCAGGCGAGTCCGGCGAAACCACACATAAGAGCCACCACGGGAGTACTGGACGCGGTGGCCATTACGATCAGCGGCATGCTGGCTATACCAGCCGCTATGAGCAAGCGGGTACCGACTTTTCCCTGCCACAGAGCAACAAGGCATGGAAGAATCGTTGCCCAGCAAATACCCGCCATAATCGGGTGCATAAACGGACCTTGAGCCCGCAACCGGCCATAGCGCGCTAGCGTCTCTGCCGGTACACCGCCAAATACGGAAAATACATTGCGACCACTGAGCTGCTCCAAAACAAAGAATGCGAGCATCGGCAGGGACAACAACGCAAAACACAGCAGTAATCGCCGCATATCGGCGAATGAGTGCAAGTAAGCCCGGCCAACCAGGTAGGCCCCGAAGGTATCAAAGGCACCACCGGCACTGGTAATCACGCCATCAATGCTACCAACTAGAATCCCCGATGCGAGCATATTCCACATCGTGGCCGCCAGAATCAAAGAGTCCGGCAGCCCCCAGCGTATCGTGCGCAACTGCCCATTCAATATTGCCACAGATAGCGTGGCCATGATCATGATACGAACGAAGGTGAAATCGAGAGAGAGCACAACGATCCGCTGGGCACCAGGCAGTGCAACAGCGATCAGCAACAGAGGGATCAATTGAAAGCGTCGCGGTAGCACGAACAGCGCGAGCAGAGCGGCAAGCAACGCGGCAAGCCCTATGGGGTGCACCATCGTCTGGTCCGCCCACAGGGCGCCGCCAAAATGCTCCGGCATTACACGTTCAGTCATCCACGATCACTCCAGGAATACCTTCCAGAAACACTTTCCAGAAAAACTCTCCAGTTGCCGTACCCCAGATTTCGCGCCTTGAGATTTCGACACGCTAGCGCGATTCGACAACTGGCTCACGAAGCCGTTTTCGGTAAATTCGTCTTGCCGTCCCAACGAAGGAACGCACCTTATCCATCAGCCTGAGCTCAGCTAACCAGAATGGGAAAAATGCAAACCCCACATAGTTAGGAACGGCTGCGCCAAACAGGCGCAGAGTATGTAAGCGCGCCCATAAGTTTCCACGCGCAGCAAGTAGGTTTGGCTGCGAGCGTGGCAGTAACGATGCATCGCGCGCGGTAATTTTCAGGTAGCCCGCGGCAATCGCAGCCTCAACGATTTCCTTTCCGCGCTGACTGCGAACAACAATCAGAGAACTGCCGGGTTCTCCCGGGGCTATCTCGCGATACCAGGGGTCACCCACCGCAATATCGGCAAATTCACCGGTATGGTCTGGGCATATGTAACAGCGCCATTGCCGGTGGCGCTGTAAATAGTCCCAGGACTCGGCATAACTCATTTCGCGCCGCTGGAGTTCGTCTTTATTATCCACAAACTCCAGTGACCAGACCCCGGGCCAGCCGTTGCCGCGGTAACGCAGCGAGCGAATCGACTCTGGTGATTTCGCACCCTGCATCGCTGCGAGTTTCAAAGACGCATTGGTCGACGGCACACCGGCGCAGAATAAAGCAATACTGACACCGAGCTTTTCCTTCAGCGCAGGAGAGACTTTCTGCGCTGCATGTACCGCTGCCACATCACAGGGTTTGCCAATAAATACACAAGGACCATCGGCTTCAGTGATCTGTCGCAATTCCGAGCAAGGGCTAGACGGTGCGTACCGCGAACCACCCGCAGTAAGAAGTGATGCGCGATCCCGGCTAAACACCGTACGGTTTCGGTAAGGTTGCTCCGGATCCGCAGCAGTGTGAAGCGCGCCACGCATGTTTTGCTGCTCGAGGCAAAACAAGGCGATGGCAGTGATGGCGCCACCACTGGAAGAGCCCCGCCGAACTTCTTCGTCCGACGCATAGCCCTCCAACACATCGTACACAGGCCCCCAGCCAGCCCTAAGACTTTCATGAAGTTGTGGATCTTTACCACGAGCGTCGTGCTTGAGCTGCGCTCCCGGACAGGCCGAGAATGCTTTACCACTACTCTCAACGTCAGCGTTTTTCACATAGGGACGAATTCCCTCGCCGGGGATATCCGCCATGGAATAGCGGCTACTCTCGAGCTCCGCGCATACACCACAACCGGTGCACAACTGATAATCCCGTACATCTTCAATCGTGTTGATTTTCTGCATGAACTTCTATATCCGAAAGACTTCTTCGTAACTGCATCAGCCAGAAAACTAAGCCTGAATCGACGCTGCAAACTTCCTCTTGAGGAAATAAACCATGAAAATATTAGCCCACCCCAGATAGAGCACTGTGCCCGCCTACAAAAACGGCGCATATTACTCGCGTGTACTTACCCACCATCCATCCCGCGACATCGCCTCACAGGTTCACGCAGCACTCCGCAATGGTGTCCA includes these proteins:
- a CDS encoding non-ribosomal peptide synthetase, with the protein product MTTVEATAQNATEFTLADTEQSVAQRFEKLVERYGDRLAITDASGSVTYSALNQLANRFAHQIIARVPAEKPARVALYLEKGIPQIAAILAILKCGHTYVPIDPAFPQARNRYIYQESQAALIIGNGASLKAARELAGDDTAVINLDSVSEHNDSNNLDISVSPDTLAYIIYTSGSTGTPKGVVQNNRNLLHGCMRRSNLQNVVPEDRMTLLYSCSVIASVYCIFGALLNGAGLFPYDFHREGVEKLADWLKSRRITIYHSVASLFREFSAQYRPKENDEFSIRLVTFGGERVLTSDIELARKVFAPNIEFYTGLGSTETGTIRYFHIGPDTELDGDVVPIGYPVEGVDILLLDENGAEVAPGEVGEITARSRYLALGYWKNLEASAKAFSRDRQDPRITIYRTGDLGQMDADGLLHHRGRRDFQVKIRGFRVEVSEVEARLLAHPDIAEAVIVAREHARETQLVAYLVPAESAAPSVQQLRDHMSGTLNYYMIPTLYVQLEQLPKTPNNKVDRNALPSVAESKTLSGTPYMPAQGQTEARLVEYCQELLGKDTVSITDNFFALGGHSLNATQLLARINEQFDVNLNMRSIFEEKDLRALAARIETFKAKAKAKTNTNTGERVVEKGIARAPADTRIPLSSAQKRMWLAEKLWGNNRAYKISNSVLLRGALNITALEQAIATLLERHDVLRTVFPEDADGPYQQVLPYTSFSLNTIDLRREPQKGRATRALAYCQKILREPDSLKQGPLFRAHLIRIDDETAILALSFHHIIYDNIWSSGIFFAELGKLYDALDAGRAISLPSQPLQFSDFAYWEQKREASPAYREQLNYWRNQLAALPTPLDVPADRARPEAPDFNGGMVTFKLPATLTAELHQLARQESATSFMLLLAAWQFLLHRYTQQSDIVIGTPSGRRPHTQTESMIGLFINTLVMRTDFSQAKNFRDLLQQVRTTTIDAFSNDQVPFEDLVAELNPPRGSGEPPFFRHLFIHRKERAGQWKLPGLRTTPLTTHAGGAKFDLTLSILEGESTLSGTLEYRSALFDRETAKNLTLNLEQLLSSIVSMPDKPLTELPLLAAEERSLVCQHWNQTQTALPVEATVPQLFDQQVQIHATKTAVIGTDTQLSYQQLNLRADGFAQELRVRGVKPGALVAICMQRSTNLMVALLAVWKAGGAFVPLDPMFPAERLGHILDDSGTKLLITDSASRDQLPTFTGETILLDASARFESSERTACELPPSTQAFSSEETQQPQPNAPAYVIYTSGSTGRPKGVQISQRSLVNFLCSMQEKPGFSADDTLLALTTVCFDIALLELFLPLLSGGRLVIQDWKQSRDPKAIQATLRRESVSVMQATPSTWRMLLDHGWQGDPSVRVLCGGEAMGKDLATRLLDRGQEVWNLYGPTETTIWSSVSAVATPEDSAFIGMPIANTTLYVLDSAAQPLPVGVPGELCIGGEGVAIGYYNREELNRERFFSCQALNDERLYRTGDLAVRHRDGRIEYLGRMDHQVKIRGFRVEVGEIEARIAEIPSVRQCVVIPHDDESGGKYLAAYLLGQQLENSGQAIADIPDSEVLRRQLRFTLPEYMVPTLYIPVESFPLTPNGKVDRKAFAPPNTSATTHPTEVRDTSSTAIEQKNKAVNENSTTAATPEDISKTIQDVFESQLKISVTNVESSFFDLGGHSLSALNVIAQLNKLFVLELPPTLLFDFPSVSVLSQAISQFRNGKTEAQVLATATIDEKTELQVSSILERLRDNRQASDLPTFPHGMKMQRSKFASKLLAPMFAIQRHLVRTVIQKLILKLEGGSTFSLTMRDLYRKYYDIQVGDFTSVRFEPSKLKRQTRVGKYSTIYPTVQFQTADHPRNTLSTHGIFYHSRLGFSTGYELDRTNIEVGNDVWIGDGAKILYPTQKIGDGAVIAAGAVVIEDVPPYAIVAGYPARVVRYRFSQDTIAKLLKLQWWTMSGKQLHHSRREFLKPLEGERIR
- a CDS encoding GNAT family N-acetyltransferase, which codes for MKDLIMPTEVETTLQPEASAELEQANFVSATADTLRESIDDGFAPQVARTNDEARLLLEHWESFSQSRSDVPASLHAHSSFYLPFLTSNSSCRSPRVILWESASAPRGILIARIAMTRAKCSLGPISVPMPQLKTLEIVHGGFVADSPEVAQQQLQYLRDLLASKEINCVAVHHLACDSALGEALSQGLRKKGEGNPVHTEHWYTELTDSEGEPVITNSSKTRGSFRRKDRKLERHFENKIQIDEITEPDQIKSLITAASKIGDQSYQGGLGVGVRDNPHWQSILRILAENGQLRGFLLQADGKNIAYAVGGLCNGCFCYMAASFLPEHREIAPGGYLLRRILEKLQAEGVRWFDFGFGDASYKALYGNKNDQEVTLHFYGNSIAAQVTRLADGATRVGKQWTRTLLVKSGLMTWTKRQWRRRLEHRTNKPV
- a CDS encoding glycosyltransferase produces the protein MLDPHKPAIIIPAYNEEHSIAILLEAVNPGVLLGHYSVVVACNGCMDATAEIVRSQFPQVHCLEIQRAGKTHAINEAEQLDLGYPRIYVDADVSIDDISLLHLLDQCRETSEDANPTVVAPEGVMDMAHSSYLVRCYYAAWQKTRFCSEFGYGAGVYGLNRAARERFTLFPDIISDDGYVRAVFGYENIVVSRKSQSRVVAPKGILDLLKIKTRSKLGKLQLLQLAECHTPKTGSNAVFTQRPSMLELLVYYGVNGLSYLNAWRYRHTNAQYRWQRDESSRELA
- a CDS encoding glycosyltransferase family 2 protein, whose translation is MSDSTRLNIVIVCYNCGADIVRLLADIDDGDLPLESIKLFVVDNASMDDSLAVLRPLSPKIHLIESEENIGFAAGCNLGAAAIDNSAPILFLNPDVRLQHDSLSNLLAFSVATPGAGIWGGVTCDAQGEYDGKSAWREPSLIDLLSWSLGGDFLLRRTLGRTSGGYSPRTLRKGIGVDAVSGCFLLIDQALFRLLNGFDEGFFLYSEEIDLCRRARTLGAQPRVTGNAVVLHAGSQTLSGINKLNHLYRSKLQYFAKHGSPVTVAVARGLVALGSAIRFAAFSTLVYLGKGSKEQQSVWRQFLDDQWQWYKAHRDA
- a CDS encoding Coenzyme F420 hydrogenase/dehydrogenase, beta subunit C-terminal domain is translated as MQKINTIEDVRDYQLCTGCGVCAELESSRYSMADIPGEGIRPYVKNADVESSGKAFSACPGAQLKHDARGKDPQLHESLRAGWGPVYDVLEGYASDEEVRRGSSSGGAITAIALFCLEQQNMRGALHTAADPEQPYRNRTVFSRDRASLLTAGGSRYAPSSPCSELRQITEADGPCVFIGKPCDVAAVHAAQKVSPALKEKLGVSIALFCAGVPSTNASLKLAAMQGAKSPESIRSLRYRGNGWPGVWSLEFVDNKDELQRREMSYAESWDYLQRHRQWRCYICPDHTGEFADIAVGDPWYREIAPGEPGSSLIVVRSQRGKEIVEAAIAAGYLKITARDASLLPRSQPNLLAARGNLWARLHTLRLFGAAVPNYVGFAFFPFWLAELRLMDKVRSFVGTARRIYRKRLREPVVESR